In Drosophila nasuta strain 15112-1781.00 chromosome 2R, ASM2355853v1, whole genome shotgun sequence, a single genomic region encodes these proteins:
- the LOC132787641 gene encoding uncharacterized protein LOC132787641, whose translation MLRIPEEEYPEDNKASPQIEKLHPKDAPGKSRYHMPLSPDICSDPIKNSCFPKAGFLNNAMPYAAHVIKSSSPASSTGESVFAPEFASQMQMAQNQQMHAMAPGGDINFYSFPDFISDQEKNILSDTEKLLRSKENDMYSNEYNHIHDVFAVRKYYHPLFAHGICRWPGCEMDLEDIASFVKHLNSEHGLDDRSTAQARVQMQVVSQLESHLQKERDRLQAMMHHLYLSKQLLSPTKTDRKDVTAADINFCGGTAPIVINNVARNLYRSHSPNSVNLPMVNSTNISTMKKRNHEKSTFSVTGGLPYMLERAGLDVQHEIQRNREFYKNADVRPPFTYASLIRQAIIDSPDKQLTLNEIYNWFQNTFCYFRRNAATWKNAIRTNLSLHKCFVRYEDDFGSFWMVDDNEFIKRRHLSRGRPRKYETSSSPNSNQSEGIIPIDKHSCDNCSQNCPNMIGEPDNRIELNDVNETSEQNMFNFNCGSRTKKEKKHDEESSLYASDCLNKNSKSMKSSETLVSVSNDFINIDDTSSTIFQRNVNNLYH comes from the exons ATGCTTCGGATTCCTGAAGAAGAGTATCCAGAAGACAATAAAGCGTCTCcccaaattgaaaaattgcatCCGAAAGATGCTCCTGGAAAGTCGCGATACCACATGCCATTATCGCCCGATATCTGTTCGGATCCGATTAAGAACAGCTGTTTTCCAAAAGCTGGTTTTCTAAATAATGCAATGCCCTACGCTGCCCATGTCATAAAGTCAAGCTCACCTGCTTCAAGCACAGGAGAATCAGTATTTGCCCCAGAGTTTGCCagccaaatgcaaatggctCAGAACCAACAAATGCATGCGATGGCGCCTGGTGGTGACATTAACTTTTACAGCTTTCCGGATTTCATTTCTGATCAAGAGAAGAATATTTTGTCAGACACTGAAAAGCTGCTAAGGTCAAAAGAGAATGATATGTACAGCAATGAATATAATCATATACACGATGTGTTTGCTGTGCGCAAATATTATCATCCTTTATTTGCTCATGGCATTTGCCGCTGGCCAGGTTGCGAAATGGATTTGGAAGACATAGCTTCTTTTGTCAA GCATCTGAATTCGGAGCATGGATTAGATGATCGGTCCACAGCTCAAGCTCGTGTGCAAATGCAAGTTGTTTCTCAATTGGAATCTCATctacaaaaagaaagagatCGACTACAAGCTATGATGCATCATCTCTACCTGTCCAAACAGCTGTTATCCCCAACAAAAACAGATAGAAAG GATGTAACTGCGGCAGATATTAATTTCTGCGGTGGAACTGCACCGATTGTGATAAATAATGTAGCTCGAAATCTGTATAGGTCACATTCTCCTAATTCGGTTAATCTGCCCATGGTTAACTCAACTAACATATCCACAATGAAGAAAAGAAACCACGAGAAAAGTACTTTCTCAGTAACGGGTG GTCTACCTTATATGCTAGAGAGGGCAGGACTTGATGTTCAACATG AAATACAACGGAATAgagaattttataaaaatgctgATGTTCGTCCTCCATTTACGTATGCTTCGCTTATCAGACAA GCTATAATTGACTCTCCTGATAAACAGTTGACCCTGAATGAAATATACAATTGGTTCCAGAATACATTTTGCTATTTCCGGAGAAATGCTGCCACTTGGAAg AATGCAATTCGAACAAATTTATCTTTGCATAAGTGTTTTGTACGGTATGAAGATGACTTTGGTTCTTTTTGGATGGTTGATGATAATGAATTCATTAAACGGCGTCATTTGTCCCGAGGTCGTCCTCGTAAGTACGAGACGTCCTCGTCgccaaattcaaatcaatcGGAAGGCATCATTCCCATTGATAAACACTCTTGTGATAATTGCAGTCAGAATTGCCCAAATATGATTGGCGAGCCGGACAATCGAATTGAGTTGAACGATGTCAACGAAACCAGCGAACAGAATATGTTTAACTTCAACTGTGGAAGTCGAAccaagaaagaaaagaagcaCGATGAAGAGAGTAGTTTATATGCGAGTGACTGCTTAAATAAGAATTCCAAATCAATGAAGAGTTCCGAGACATTGGTATCCGTGTCTAATGACTTTATCAATATCGATGATACTTCATCCACAATTTTTCAAAGAAATGTCAATAATTTATACCATTAA
- the LOC132787640 gene encoding zinc finger protein 830: MDQTRELLKSNSKLRRKTETSSKFIKVDSPLAKYDSAGNLSCVLCRIPIKANVWKVHVNSKQHKQNVELAKQKRTESVPVAKPTKPKAAEPLEEKVPIIPTENIVRSDAPQPKPAQSESTPVNTNPQNVLPEKFFDQEKSNKNSDHDPDAEWTKFQREIKEADTISNIIVAEEQDSLNIKRHLKEIDEQIENWKRFEKINDKKNNLLKKKRRENKPVQMESESSSGEESNVDDLSDWRIKSVHK, translated from the exons ATGGACCAAACGAGGGAATTGTTAAAATCAAACTCTAAACTTCGACGTAAAACTGAGACAAGCTCGAAGTTCATAAAAGTTGACTCGCCCCTAGCAAA ATATGATTCTGCAGGTAACTTATCGTGCGTTCTGTGCAGGATTCCCATCAAGGCAAACGTATGGAAAGTACACGTGAACTCAAAGCAACATAAGCAGAATGTGGAATTGGCCAAACAAAAGCGAACTGAAAGCGTACCTGTCGCAAAGCCTACAAAACCAAAAGCGGCTGAGCCATTGGAGGAAAAGGTTCCAATAATTCCAACAGAAAACATTGTCAGAAGTGATGCACCTCAACCAAAACCCGCTCAGTCCGAGAGTACACCAGTTAATACGAATCCCCAAAATGTGTTGCCGGAAAAGTTTTTTGATCAGGAGAAATCTAACAAAAATAGTGATCACGATCCTGATGCAGAATGGACGAAGTTTCAACGTGAAATTAAGGAAGCTGATACCATTTCgaatattattgttgctgaGGAACAAGATAGTTTGAATATTAAAAGGCATTTGAAAGAAATCGAcgaacaaattgaaaactggAAAAGATTTGAGAAAATCAACGATAAAAAGAATAATCtattaaaaaagaaacgaagAGAAAACAAACCTGTACAAATGGAATCAGAGTCGAGCTCTGGAGAAGAATCGAATGTAGACGACCTATCAGATTGGAGAATAAAAAGCGTTCACAAATAG
- the LOC132787637 gene encoding dolichyl-diphosphooligosaccharide--protein glycosyltransferase subunit STT3B: MNRSSKIFNSKVAGYSSLITFAVLLIAWIAGFSSRLFAVIRFESIIHEFDPWFNYRATAYMVEHGWYKFLNWFDERAWYPLGRIVGGTVYPGLMITSGSIHYLLHILNIPVHIRDICVFLAPVFSGLTSISTYLLTKELWSPGAGLFAASFIAIVPGYISRSVAGSYDNEGIAIFALQFTYFLWVRSVKTGSVFWSAGAALSYFYMVSAWGGYVFIINLIPLHVFVLLIMGRYSPRLLTSYSTFFILGLLFSMQIPFVGFQPIRTSEHMAAMGVFVLLMAVAVLRHLQSVLSRNEFRKLFIVGGLLAAILVFVAVVVLTVLGVVAPWSGRFYSLWDTGYAKIHIPIIASVSEHQPTTWFSFFFDLHILVCAFPVGLWYCIKQVNDERVFVVLYAISAVYFAGVMVRLMLTLTPVVCMLAGVAFSGLLDVFLQEDASKRVASTTSSLPETEDQEESLEKKSFYDKAGKLKHRTKHDTTHESGISSNLKSIVILAVLMILMMFAVHCTWVTSNAYSSPSIVLAFHNSQDGSRNILDDFREAYYWLSQNTADDARIMSWWDYGYQIAGMANRTTLVDNNTWNNSHIALVGKAMSSTEEKSYEIMTSLDVDYVLVIFGGVIGYSGDDINKFLWMVRIAEGEHPKDIKESDFFTDRGEFRVDAEGAPALLNCLMYKLSYYRFGDLKLDYRGPSGYDRTRNAVIGNKDFDLTYLEEAYTTEHWLVRIYRVKKPFEFNRPSLKAKDRLIPPTNFVSRKNLKRRKGFIRNRPTVIKGKRTLK, encoded by the exons ATGAACCGTAGCTCGAAAATATTCAATAGCAAAGTTGCCGGCTACAGCAGCCTTATAACATTTGCAGTGTTACTAATCGCCTGGATTGCCGGATTTTCGTCACGTTTGTTTGCCGTCATACGCTTCGAGTCGATAATCCATGAATTTGATCCATGGTTTAACTATCGCGCTACCGCCTACATGGTGGAACATGGCTGGTACAAGTTTCTTAACTGGTTCGACGAACGCGCCTGGTATCCACTTGGCCGCATTGTTGGTGGTACCGTCTACCCCGGCTTGATGATCACATCGGGCAGCATTCATTATCTGCTGCATATACTCAACATTCCAGTGCACATTCGTGACATTTGCGTCTTCTTGGCACCCGTCTTTAGTGGTCTCACCTCCATCTCCACGTATCTATTGACCAAGGAGCTGTGGTCACCCGGCGCTGGACTCTTTGCAGCCAGCTTCATCGCCATTGTTCCCGGTTACATCAGTCGCTCGGTTGCCGGCTCTTATGATAACGAAGGCATTGCCATCTTTGCGCTGCAGTTCACCTACTTCTTGTGGGTGCGTTCGGTGAAGACGGGCTCGGTCTTCTGGTCAGCTGGTGCTGCCCTCTCTTACTTCTACATGGTGTCCGCCTGGGGTGGCTATGTGTTCATCATCAATCTGATACCGTTGCACGTTTTTGTGCTGCTCATCATGGGACGCTACTCGCCGCGCCTGCTCACCAGCTACAGCACCTTCTTCATCCTAGGCCTGCTTTTCTCCATGCAGATACCATTTGTGGGCTTCCAGCCCATACGCACAAGTGAGCACATGGCTGCCATGGGCGTCTTTGTGCTGCTCATGGCTGTTGCCGTGCTGCGGCATTTGCAATCTGTCTTGTCGCGAAACGAGTTCCGGAAACTATTCATTGTTGGTGGCCTGTTGGCTGCTATCCTCGTCtttgtcgctgtcgtcgttCTGACTGTGCTGGGCGTTGTCGCACCTTGGAGTGGACGCTTCTATTCGCTTTGGGATACCGGCTACGCAAAGATTCACATTCCCATTATTGCATCCGTGTCGGAGCATCAACCCACCACTTGGTTCTCGTTCTTCTTCGATCTGCACATTCTCGTTTGCGCATTCCCCGTTGGACTTTGGTATTGCATAAAGCAGGTGAATGATGAGCGCGTCTTTGTGGTCCTATATGCCATCAGTGCTGTTTACTTCGCTGGTGTAATGGTGCGCTTGATGTTAACACTCACACCAGTTGTGTGCATGCTCGCCGGTGTCGCCTTCTCTGGACTGTTGGACGTCTTCCTGCAGGAAGATGCCTCTAAGCGCGTAGCAAGCACGACTAGCTCGTTGCCCGAGACAGAAGATCAGGAGGAGTCGTTGGAGAAGAAGAGCTTCTACGATAAG GCTGGCAAGCTGAAACACCGCACCAAACACGATACAACGCACGAAAGTGGCATTAGTTCCAACTTGAAGAGCATTGTCATCTTGGCTGTTCTGATGATCCTTATGATGTTCGCAGTACATTGCACCTGGGTCACTAGTAATGCCTACTCGAGTCCCTCGATTGTGCTCGCCTTCCACAACAGTCAAGATGG ATCCCGTAACATATTGGATGACTTCAGGGAGGCCTACTACTGGCTGTCACAGAACACCGCTGACGATGCACGCATTATGTCTTGGTGGGATTATGGTTATCAGATAGCAGGCATGGCCAATCGAACCACATTAGTGGATAATAATACTTGGAACAATAGTCACATCGCCTTAGTTGGCAAAGCAATGTCATCCACTGAAGAGAAATCATACGAAATCATGACATCTTTGGATGTGGATTATGTCCTTGTCATCTTTGGCGGTGTTATTGGATACTCTGGTGATGATATCAATAAATTCCTGTGGATGGTTCGCATTGCTGAGGGCGAGCATCCTAAGGACATTAAGGAGAGCGATTTCTTTACTGATCGCGGTGAATTCCGTGTGGATGCCGAAGGTGCTCCTGCTTTACTCAACTGTCTGATGTACAAATTAAGTTACTATCGTTTCGGGGACTTGAAGCTGGATTATAG GGGTCCTTCTGGTTACGATCGCACACGCAATGCTGTCATAGGTAATAAGGATTTCGATTTGACGTACTTGGAGGAGGCTTATACCACAGAACATTGGCTAGTTCGCATCTATAGAGTTAAGAAACCATTTGAATTCAATCGACCATCTTTGAAGGCGAAAGACCGTCTCATCCCACCCACCAACTTTGTGTCTAGAAAG AACCTAAAACGCCGCAAAGGATTCATTAGGAATCGGCCAACCGTTATCAAAGGCAAGAgaactttgaaataa
- the LOC132787639 gene encoding putative hydroxypyruvate isomerase, with amino-acid sequence MALKFSANLNFLFTETTTSISERIRLASQNGFRAVEIPYPEGELKEAAQAVNDTGIIVSLINIAFDKTKDELKFGSTSIPGQETLFNQQLDDTITFAKTVKCKKVHLMAGTRNGKSEADHLATYISNLKIASRKLQSNNMSGVIEPINGYIIPSYFMNSYIKASAVLKEINVDNIKLMVDLFHLQHIAGNFTKTLEENKNIIGHFQIAQVPNRNEPDTPGELNYDYIFKTLEAIGHQDWIGCEYKPLTTTVEGLNWFSKYNLKL; translated from the exons ATGGCTTTGAAATTCTCTGCAAacttaaattttctttttactgAAACGACAACATCCATATCGGAGAGAATTCGATTGGCTAGTCAAAATGGATTCAGGGCCGTAGAAATCCCATATCCAGAAGGAGAGCTTAAGGAAGCCGCACAGGCTGTGAATGATACCGGAATTATAGTCAGTCTCATAAACATAGCATTCG ACAAAACAAAGGACGAGCTGAAATTTGGGTCAACTAGTATCCCCGGACAAGAAACTTTGTTTAATCAGCAGTTGGATGATACGATTACATTTGCGAAAACtgttaaatgcaaaaa AGTTCACTTAATGGCTGGCACCCGCAATGGTAAATCAGAAGCTGATCATTTGGCAacgtatatttcaaatttaaaaattgccTCAAGGAAGTTACAATCTAACAACATGTCTGGAGTAATTGAACCTATAAATGGATATATTATTCCTTCGTATTTTATGAACTCGTATATTAAAG CATCTGCGGTTTTGAAGGAAATCAATGTTgataacattaaattaatggTTGACCTTTTCCACCTTCAACATATTGCCGGAAATTTCACTAAGACCTTagaggaaaataaaaatatcattgGACATTTTCAAATTGCCCAAGTGCCTAACCGAAACGAGCCCGATACTCCTGGAGAGCTTAATTACGATTATATCTTTAAGACGCTAGAAGCCATTGGTCACCAAGATTGGATTGGATGTGAATACAAGCCTTTGACAACGACTGTAGAAGGATTGAACtggttttcaaaatataatcttAAACTGTAA
- the LOC132787638 gene encoding alpha/beta hydrolase domain-containing protein 17B: MFSISELCCMFCCPPCPGPIAAKLAFQPPEPTYKLTPADDTNIKYNLQLYDRAEWQYSEREKSKIEAFFTRTSRGNLITCTYVRCSKNAKYTLLFSHGNAVDLGQMSSFYLTLGSQINCNIFGYDYSGYGMSGGKPSEKNLYADIEAAWQAMRTRLNISPETIILYGQSIGTVPTVDLASRHEVGAVILHSPLMSGLRVVFRNTKRTWFFDAFPSIDKVPKVKSPVLVIHGTDDEVIDFSHGIGIYERCPKTVEPFWVEGAGHNDVELHPQYYERLRKFLSVELIK; this comes from the exons ATGTTTAGCATTAGCGAATTATGCTGCATGTTCTGCTGCCCGCCTTGTCCCGGACCGATTGCTGCCAAACTCGCTTTCCAGCCACCTGAGCCAACATACAAATTGACGCCAGCTGATGACACAAAcatcaaatacaatttacagCTATATGATCGCGCAGAGTGGCAGTACTCGGAACGTGAGAAATCCAAAATCGAGGCGTTCTTCACCCGCACATCTCGGGGCAATTTGATAACATGCACCTATGTGCGTTGCAGcaagaatgcaaaatatacgcTGCTCTTTTCACATGGCAACGCCGTCGATTTGGGTCAAATGAGTAGCTTTTATCTCACACTCGGCTCGCAAATCAATTGCAACATCTTTGGCTACGATTATTCGGGATATGGCATGAGTGGTGGCAAACCCTCCGAGAAGAATCTTTATGCAGATATCGAGGCAGCTTGGCAAGCAATGCGAACAAG GCTTAATATTAGTCCAGAGACTATCATATTATATGGCCAAAGTATAGGCACAGTTCCCACTGTGGACTTGGCATCACGACATGAAGTCGGCGCCGTAATTCTGCATTCACCATTGATGTCCGGACTGCGGGTTGTCTTTAGAAACACAAAACGAACGTGGTTCTTTGATGCCTTTCCAAG TATTGATAAGGTGCCGAAAGTGAAATCACCTGTTTTGGTTATTCACGGCACTGATGACGAGGTCATTGATTTTTCTCACGGCATTGGCATTTATGAGCGATGTCCCAAGACTGTCGAACCATTTTGGGTGGAG GGAGCTGGACATAACGATGTGGAACTGCATCCCCAATATTATGAGCGGTTGAGAAAGTTTCTTTCCGTTGAACTGATCAAATGA
- the LOC132784030 gene encoding uncharacterized protein LOC132784030, whose translation MVQNFKKPSVIIKDLQPFHEHVVQRKELQGKNTQQSNKKPNEISAATSSKQLHNAAPTLPVHSPHSPVHPNSYPNVQHNKLSGRYIYNKKPQQKSDNKLFNAKQLAININDFSESERFSPSYSPITCNCIKSPNETITPKERNYFDFSHSSATNKTIKEQTFNVSNSQIYRKYNNHDHLLPIPQSSFEKMSTSDLNLKRIAKKSPLISQQSRYEKANITAYDNSQRLGRLAAHHDNQNKYHYAFAFSKSEQTSPNNIDIKKSTFAYDNNDPRSASSLLYVSSMDPWTKKSEFQTDGLNQYSENADPWIKRSTESQIKSPRMKDKAQNGQIKSFSSAKRELSLDTYKKIELFATRSAKTSKLKKWGRLCPFRSTFSTLFENLK comes from the exons atggTACAGAATTTTAAGAAACCTTCAGTGATAATTAAAGATTTACAACCATTCCATGAACATGTAGTG CAAAGAAAAGAACTTCAAGGAAAAAACACGCaacaaagtaataaaaaaccaaatgaaatttctGCAGCTACTTCATCAAAGCAACTTCACAATGCTGCTCCCACACTTCCTGTACATTCTCCCCACTCTCCGGTACATCCGAATTCTTACCCAAATGTCCAGCATAATAAACTCTCTGGTCGCTATATCTACAATAAGAAACCACAGCAGAAATCTGATAACAAACTATTCAATGCCAAGCAGTTGGCTATCAACATAAATGATTTTAGTGAATCGGAAAGATTTTCACCAAGTTACTCGCCCATTACttgcaattgcattaaatCGCCCAATGAGACAATAACCCCAAAGGAAAggaattattttgattttagccaCAGTTCAGCAACAAATAAGACGATCAAAGAGCAGACATTTAATGTGTCCAACTCTCAGATATATCGTAAATACAACAACCATGATCATTTACTGCCCATACCACAAAGCTCATTCGAAAAGATGTCGACAagtgatttaaatttaaaaagaatagCTAAGAAATCGCCCTTAATTTCTCAACAGTCACGATATGAAAAGGCAAATATAACAGCATATGATAACTCACAACGACTCGGCCGACTTGCGGCACATCATGACAATCAGAATAAATACCATTACGCATTCGCATTCAGTAAATCGGAGCAAACATCACCAAATAATATAGATATAAAGAAGTCAACATTTGCATATGATAATAACGATCCGAGAAGTGCAAGTTCTTTGCTCTACGTTTCATCCATGGATCCGTGGACAAAGAAAAGTGAGTTTCAAACGGATGGACTTAATCAATATAGCGAGAATGCGGATCCTTGGATAAAACGATCAACCGAATCCCAAATAAAATCGCCGCGTATGAAAGATAAAGCACAAAATGGCCAGATAAAATCATTTTCTTCGGCCAAACGGGAACTTTCCTTggatacatataaaaaaatcgaattattTGCAACCAGAAGTGCAAAGACATCAAAGCTTAAGAAATGGGGGAGATTATGTCCTTTCCGCTCCACCTTCTCCACACTTTTTGAAAACCTCAAATGA
- the LOC132785661 gene encoding 5'-3' exoribonuclease 2 homolog: protein MGVPAFFRWLSKKYPCVIIECNENKQVDPDTGKNIYEDATLPNPNGIEFDNLYLDMNGIIHPCTHPEDKPAPKNEEEMMVAIFECIDRLFGIVRPRKLLYMAIDGVAPRAKMNQQRSRRFRAAKETTEKRLEVERIREELLARGCKLPPEKEKGEHFDSNCITPGTPFMDRLSKCLHYYIHDRLNNNPAWKGIKVILSDANVPGEGEHKIMDYIRKQRAQPDHDPNTHHVLCGADADLIMLGLATHEPNFTIIREEFLPNKPRPCDVCNQFGHEMDKCVGLGAVGPTTSNFTPDVPIGAEVKFIFVRLSVLREYLKKTLEMPNLPFSYDFERALDDWVFMCFFVGNDFLPHLPSLEIREGAVDRLVELYKKCVYKTKGYLTDSGDVNLDRVQLIMTDLGNVEDQIFKDRQRREQQYKARQKRENNNFKGMEQSVFGPTAVGPNSAPGNKITNYKQEAAALRMGAGGKRTSAQANLDDEEEDNDEVRLWEEGFKTRYYESKFDVTPENLQFRYAVALQYVRGLCWVLKYYYQGCASWNWYFPYHYAPFASDFVNIQGLSTSFEKGTKPFNPLEQLMGVFPAASSSHVPEPWAELMSNPESNIIDFYPEDFKIDLNGKKFAWQGVALLPFVDEKRLFKALKPLHGELTAEEVKRNKRGENNLYISKSSPHFKKVQKLYKTADSSDNENSPISFDGMSGTISASELNTILSGHLKSPIPDLPDIVDNTAITAVYKDPEYDEDFIFLAKRLPNAVDPPQVIQNDNSHKNGPVIGFGNHSQRAYLPPGAHRMVNAGMRRNDNGQGGGGYQQYHNNMGNNMNYNNYQQQNQGGYHGNQNYNRSYNQRNQGNNYQQRNNNYNGPRHSNYHQGNYRGNNNQHSNYRRF, encoded by the exons ATGGGAGTACCGGCATTCTTTCGATGGCTCAGCAAAAAGTATCCTTGTGTTATTATAGAATGCAACGAGAACAAG CAAGTAGATCCGGATACGggcaaaaatatttacgaaGACGCCACTTTACCGAATCCAAATGGCATCGAATTTGACAACTTATATCTGGACATGAACGGCATTATACATCCTTGTACGCATCCTGAAGACAAGCCAGCCCccaaaaatgaagaagaaatgaTGGTTGCCATCTTCGAGTGCATTGACCGACTATTCGGCATTGTTCGTCCCAGGAAATTATTGTATATGGCCATTGATGGAGTTGCGCCGCGGGCGAAAATGAATCAACAGAGATCAAGACGTTTTCGAGCCGCTAAAGAAACCACTGAAAAGCGGCTAGAAGTTGAAAGAATTCGAGAAGAACTCTTAGCACGCG gcTGTAAGTTGCCACCAGAGAAGGAGAAAGGAGAACATTTCGATTCCAATTGCATCACGCCTGGCACTCCGTTTATGGATCGCTTGAGCAAATGCTTGCACTATTATATACACGATCGTCTCAATAACAATCCGGCCTGGAAGGGCATCAAGGTGATTCTATCAGATGCCAATGTACCCGGTGAGGGAGAGCACAAGATCATGGACTATATTCGCAAGCAGCGTGCGCAGCCCGATCATGATCCTAACACACATCACGTGCTTTGTGGAGCCGATGCAGATTTGATTATGTTGGGATTGGCCACCCATGAGCCGAATTTCACCATTATTCGCGAAGAGTTTCTGCCGAATAAGCCGCGTCCTTGTGATGTTTGCAATCAGTTTGGCCACGAGATGGACAAATGTGTGGGGCTTGGAGCTGTTGGTCCAACCACAAGTAATTTTACGCCTGATGTGCCAATTGGGGCGGAGGTGAAGTTTATCTTTGTACGATTAAGTGTGCTTAGAGAGTATCTGAAGAAAACGCTGGAAATGCCCAATTTACCCTTCAGTTATGACTTCGAGAGAGCTCTGGATGATTGGGTGTTTATGTGCTTCTTTGTGGGCAACGATTTCTTGCCACATTTGCCCAGTTTGGAGATACGCGAAGGCGCCGTTGATCGATTGGTTGAATTATACAAGAAGTGCGTTTATAAAACCAAAGGATATTTAACAGATTCGGGTGATGTTAATTTAGACAGAGTGCAATTAATTATGACGGATTTGGGAAATGTCGAGGATCAGATATTCAAAGACAGACAAAGGCGCGAACAGCAGTACAAGGCCCGCCAAAAGAGGGagaataacaattttaaaggCATGGAGCAGTCGGTATTTGGACCCACAGCTGTGGGACCCAATAGTGCCCCAGGCAACAAGATCACCAACTATAAACAGGAAGCGGCTGCATTGCGCATGGGAGCTGGTGGAAAGCGCACGAGTGCCCAGGCTAATTTGGACGATGAAGAGGAGGACAATGACGAAGTGCGTCTATGGGAGGAAGGATTTAAGACACGTTACTATGAATCGAAATTCGATGTGACGCCAGAGAATCTTCAATTCCGTTATGCTGTTGCACTGCAATATGTGAGAGGACTTTGCTGGGTTCTGAAATATTACTATCAAGGCTGTGCTTCATGGAACTGGTATTTCCCTTACCATTATGCTCCATTCGCATCTGATTTTGTAAATATCCAAGGACTGTCGACATCGTTCGAAAAGGGCACAAAGCCG TTTAATCCTTTGGAGCAGTTGATGGGCGTATTCCCCGCAGCGAGTAGCTCCCATGTCCCGGAGCCTTGGGCAGAACTAATGTCTAATCCT gAATCTAATATAATTGACTTTTACCCAGAAGACTTCAAGATTGATCTGAATGGCAAAAAATTCGCCTGGCAAGGTGTTGCATTATTGCCATTCGTGGATGAAAAGCGACTCTTTAAGGCCCTTAAACCGCTTCATGGCGAATTAACGGCAGAAGAAG TCAAGCGGAACAAGAGAGGTGAAAACAATCTGTATATAAGTAAATCAAGTCCCCATTTCAAGAAGGTTCAGAAATTATACAAGACAGCTGACAGCTCCGATAATGAGAATAGTCCCATATCATTTGATGGCATGAGCGGAACAATATCAGCATCCGAACTTAATACGATCTTATCCGG GCATTTAAAGTCGCCCATACCTGATTTGCCTGACATTGTCGATAATACCGCAATAACGGCTGTCTACAAGGATCCAGAGTACGATGAGGACTTCATCTTCCTGGCCAAGAGGCTGCCCAATGCAGTGGACCCTCCTCAAGTTATACAAAACGACAATAGTCATAAAAATGGACCTGTTATCG GTTTCGGCAACCATTCGCAGCGAGCTTATTTACCACCTGGTGCCCATCGGATGGTTAACGCTGGAATGCGAAGAAATGATAATGGACAAGGTGGTGGTGGATATCAACAATATCACAATAATATGGGAAATAATATGAACTATAACAATTATCAGCAACAAAATCAAG GAGGATATCATGGTAATCAGAACTACAACAGATCGTACAATCAAAGAAATCAGGGTAACAATTATCAGCAACGCAATAACAATTATAATGGACCCCGGCATTCCAACTATCATCAAGGCAACTACAGGGGAAATAATAATCAACATTCAAATTATAGAAGATTTTAA